Part of the Bradyrhizobium sp. AZCC 1721 genome, GCCGAGTGCGCTTTGCTGCGGGACATCCACTGGCGCCCGAGCCATGCCGTTGAAGGTTGAGCCGAGGTCGGAAAAATTCGAACCGACAGGCCGTGACGTCGTTTGGCTGGCCGGCGGCGTTTCATCGGGCGGTGTCGTGGACGGGGAAGCCGGAGCGACTGGCGGGCTGGCGACTTCATCGATCGGAAGATCGAGATCAGCGTCGGGCTGATCCCCGTGAGCCAAGCGAGCCATTGTTCGTCCCCTGCTGTCCAGTCGAATCCATTGACGCATAGGCGCGGCCATCCGCCAGGGGGCGGGATGTCGCGCATGGTGAAGGATCATTTAGCTTGATGGCGTCATTCGGCCGACACAGCGACCAATGAGCGCCGAAGCAAGGTGATAGACGGACAAATCCATGACGCACGCCGTGCGGGAAAATCGGCGAATGAAGCGCGCGCGACAAGGGCATCGCAGCCCTTGTCTGACGCGCCGTGTCTTCGGTGCCGGCATCTTAGCCGGAGGTGTGCACGCCGTTTCGGCAACCACCGAGCGTTTGCCACCGTTCTACCCACGAGCGAACTTGAACAATCGGCATTCGTCGCATTGTTGCCGAAAAATGGTCCGCATCGCGCGTCAAGGAGACCTGCAGGGAGACCCGATGGGGCGGGTCGTAGGGCAGTTCAATGAGTATCGCTCAGGGGCAGACGCAGGACCGGGCGCGGGCAGTGCCCCGCGCGGTCTCGAGCCTGCGTTCGACGCTGGCCGCCGACGATCCTGTCACGAATGCGCTGCGCGCCAGTGCGCGCCGCATGATCGGCGTCGCCGTATTCAGCGGCGTCATCAACATCCTGATGCTGTCGGGCCCACTCTATATGTTGCAGGTGTACGATCGGGTGATTCCGAGCCGTAACCTCGCGACCCTGTTCGGCCTGTCCCTGATGGTGCTGTTCGCCTATCTGGTGCAGGGATATTTCGACGCGATGCGGTCGCGGATGCTGTGCCGGGTCGCAACGCTGTTCGATGCCGGCCTGCAAGGCTCGATCCATTCGGCGCTCGCCACCTTGCCGCTGCGCGGCGCCAAGCCGGTCCTGATGCAGCAGCCGCTGCGCGATCTCGACCAGGTGCGCACCTTCATGTCGGGCATGGGGCCGACGGCATTCCTGGACATGCCGTGGATCCCGGTCTTTCTGATCGGGCTGTTTCTGTTTCACCCCGCGATCGGCTTCACGGCGCTGCTGGGTACTGCGGCGATCATTGCGATGACCTTGCTGACCGAGCGGATCTCGCGCAATTCGACCAAGGCGGCGATGGACATGAACGCGCAGCGCCAGGTGCTGGCGGATGCCACGCAGCGCAACGCGGAAATCGTCCGCGCGCTCGGCATGACGGACCGGTTGACGGCGCGCTGGTCGCAGGCCAACGAGCGCTACCTGCAGGAAAACATCCGCGCCACCGACGTCTATGCCAATCTCGGTTCGGCCGCGAAGGTGCTGCGCTACATTCTGCAATCGGGAATGCTCGGTATCGGCGCCTATCTCGTCGTGGTCGACAAGGCGTCGGGTGGCGTCATGATCGCGTCGTCGATCCTGATGGGGCGCGCGCTCGCACCGGTTGAAATCGCGCTCGGCACCTGGAAGCAACTGGCCGCCGCCCGCCAGGGCCTCGCCCGTCTGCGCGACATCTGCAAGGCGACCGCGCCGCCTCCGGCGCCGCCGGTCATGCTGCCGCGTCCGTGCCGCGAATTGTCCGTGCAAAACCTCGCGGTGGCAGCGCCCGGTTTCGACATGCCGATCGTGTCTGGCGTGACGTTTTCGCTCAAGGCCGGCGCGGGGCTGGCGCTGCTGGGCGCCAGCGCGTCGGGCAAGACCTCGCTTTCCAAAGCGCTGGTTGGAATCTGGCCAGCGCATCGCGGCACAGTGCGGCTTGACGGCGCCTCCCTCGATCAATGGCGCAACGAGGATCTCGGCCGGCACGTCGGCTACCTGCCGCAGGATGTCGGCTTGTTTGACGGCACGGTAGCGGAGAACATCTGCCGTTTCGACGAACACGCAACTTCCGACGCCATCCTCAAGGCCGCCCAGATCGCCGGCGTTCATGACATCATCCTGCGCCTGCCGGAAGGTTATGCGACGCGAATAGGGGCGGGCGGCATCTCGCTGTCCGCGGGACAGAAGCAGCGCGTTGGCCTGGCGCGGGCGGTATTCGGCGATCCGTTTCTGATCGTTCTCGACGAGCCCAACGCCAATCTGGATGCCGACGGTGAGAACGCCTTGACCCGCGCCATCGCAATCATGCGCCAGAACAAATCCATCGTCGTCGTCATCTCGCACCGCCCAAGCGCGCTTTCCGCGCTTGATATGACGATGGTGCTCTATGAGGGCAAGGCGATCGCGTTCGGCCCGAGCGAAGAGGTGTTCGCGCGCGTTCGCAACGCCAACGGCAAGGGCGCGCCGTCGCAGCCCGCGCCGCAGGCCAAGGCAGAGCAGCGCGCATCACTTGCCGAGAGTGTTTCGTCATGAAGAATTTTGATCACGTCCATGCCGACGAAAGAGTGGTGCGGAGCCGGTTCGAAGGAACGGATGCCGAGGCCGCTGCGCCGCAAGGCCAGGCGCTGATTCTCGAACTGCAGCGATTGCGGCAGGCATTCGAACAGGACAATCAGCAGCAGCGGCCGCCGCTGCGGCGTCCACCGCGCGACGAACCACGTCCGGGCGCGCGGCGTCCGGCCCGGCCGAAGCGGCGGAAAAAGGGCAAGATGAGTCGCGTGCTCGATGCGTGGCTCGGCCCTTTTGGATCGCAGTCCGACAGCCTCGATGCCGAGCCGCCGCCGGCGCGCAGTGGACGCGCGGCGCGTGAGCCGCAGTTTATGCCGCCGCCACGGACGGCCAGCCCCCGCGGCCCGGCGGTCAATTCGGGGCCGAATGAACGGCAGGCGCGCGGCCCGATCATCGCGCCGGACGATCCGTCGCTCATGAACATGCCGAGGTCGAGACCGGAGCTTTTGCAGATCGACGACCGGCGGGAGCCGCCTCGCATCGAGGCTCCCCAATTGGCGCCGCCGCGCCCGGCGGGCGCTGTGGCGCGCGGGCGTTCGGTGACGCGGGTGGTCCGCAACGGCGTGACCGCAGGCGTTGCATTCCTTGCCAATCGCGATGCATCGGCGGATGTGGCGGCCGCGCCCGGCGAGAGCATCGTGCTGCGGGCGGCGCGCGCCTACGAGAACGAGTTGCGCACCGGGCTGCGGGTGCTGCTCGTCGTCGGCGGGCTGGCAGGTGGGTGGATGGCGTTCGCGCCCTTGTCGGGCGCCGTCGTGGTGCCGGGTAATCTGGTGGTGCAGTCCAACGTCAAGACCATCCAGCATCCGACCGGCGGTGTGGTCGCACAGATCGCGGTCAATAATGGCATGCGGGTCAACGCCGGCGATCTCTTGCTGCGGCTGGACTCGACGCAGGCGCAGGCCAGCCTTCAGGTCGTGAGCAAGCAGCTCGATGAGGTGCGGGCGAAAATCTCGCGGCTGGTCGCCGAGCGCGACGGTCTGCCCAAACCGGCGATACCGCCCGAACTATCGACCCGGCTGGACGACGGCAACGTCAAGACAGTGCTGGCCTCCGAAGCCTCGCTGTTCAGGGCTCGGGTGACCGCACGCGAGAGCCAAAGGGAGCTGTTGCAGAGCAAGGTGTCGCAGCTTGGCGAAGAGATCATCGGCCTCGAAGCGCAGGTCGCGTCCAAGGCCAAGCAACTGGAGCTGATCACCGGTGAGCTCACGGGAGTGCGGGAGCTCTTCGACAAGCGTCTCGTGCCGATCGCGCGGCTCACGGCCTTGCAGCGCGAGAGTGCCAGAATCGAAGGCGAACGCGGCCAGTTGCTCTCCACGATCGCCGAGACCAAAACCAAGGTTGACGAGGCGAAGCTTCAGATGGTCAGGCTCGACCAGGACGTACGGACGGAAGTCGTCAAGGAGCTCGGCGAGGCGCAAGGCAAGGAAGCCGAACTCAGCGAGCGCGCCGTCGCCGCGCGCGACGTGCTCGAGCGCATCGAGATGCGCGCGCCGACGTCGGGCGTGATCCATCAGCTCAACGCGCACACCATCGGCGGCGTCATTCGCCCCGGCGACACCATCATGGAAGTGGTGCCGGATTCCGACGATCTTCAGATCGAGGCGCGGTTGCAGCCGAACGATATCGATCAGGTGCGCAAGGGCCAGCAGGCTTTCGTTCGGTTCTCGGCCTTCAACCAGCGGGTGACGCCGCAATTGATCGGTCAGGTGTCATACGTCTCGCCCGACACCACCCGCGACCAGCAGACCGGCACGTCCTATTTCACGGTCCGGATCATGCTGCCGGAAGAGGAGCGCCGGCTGCTCGCCGGGCTGCAGCTCGTCTCGGGCATGCCCGCGGAAGTGTTCATGCAGACCGGCAGCCGGACCATGCTCAGCTATCTGTTCAAGCCGATCCTGGATCAGTTCCAGCGCGCTTTCGTCGAGCGGTAAGGGGGCAAACAGGCTTTTGGCGCGTCGTCGCAAATCTTGCCACCCCAGATGGCATCGTTATATCAGGGCTTCCCGTCCTGCCCTGTTTGCATTGCGAGCCCCGTATGACCACCACCACTGCCCCCGAATCCCAGCCGTTCCAGGCCGAGGTCGCCGAGCTTCTGAACCTGATGGTGCACTCGGTCTATTCGGAGACCGAAATCTTCCTGCGCGAGCTGATCTCGAATGCATCTGACGCCTGCGACAAGCTGCGCTATGAGGCGATATCGGCGCCCGAGCTGATTGCCGACGGCGCGCCGCCCAAGATCCGTATCGCGCCGGACAAGAAGGCCAATGCGCTTAGCGTCGTCGACAGCGGCATCGGCATGGACCGGCAGGAGCTGATCGACAATCTCGGCACCATCGCGCGCTCCGGCACAAAGTCGTTTCTTTCGCGCCTCACCGAGGCCAAGGACGGCGCCAATCTGATCGGCCAGTTCGGCGTCGGCTTCTATGCGGCGTTCATGGTCGCCGAGCGCATCGTCGTTACCAGCCGCCGCGCCGGTTCCGATCAGGTCTTCGTCTGGTCGTCCTCCGGCGGCAGCGGATTTGAAATCGCTCAAGCCAGCGACGAAGACGCCACGCGCGTCACCCGCGGCACCGAGATCGTCCTGCACCTGAAGAAAGAGGCATCAAAATATCTCGAGACCTACGAGATCGAACGTGTCGTCCGCGCCTGGTCCGACAACATCCAGTTTCCGATCGAACTGGTGCCGGAGGAGGGCGAGCCGCGCCAGATCAATTCGGCCAGCGCGCTATGGCAGCGGCCAAAATCGGAGCTCAAGCCGGAGGACTACAAGCAGGCCTATCAGCAGGTCGCCGGCGCGTTCGACGAACCGGCGATGACGCTGCATTATCGCGCCGAAGGCCGGCAATCCTATGCGGTGCTGCTGTTTGCGCCGTCGACAAAGCCGTTCGACCTGTTCGACCAGGCGCGCAAGGGCAAGGTCAAGCTCTACGTCCGCCGCGTCTTCATCGCTGACGACGCCGATCTCTTGCCGGCCTATCTGCGCTTCATCCGCGGCGTGATCGACAGCGAAGACCTGCCGCTCAACATCTCGCGCGAGATGCTGCAGAACAATCCGCAACTCGCGCAGATCCGAAAGGCCGTTACCGGCCGCGTGATATCGGAGCTGGAAAGCCTCGGCGAAAAGGAGCCCGAAGCGTTCGCAAAAATCTGGGACGCGTTCGGCCCTGTGATCAAGGAAGGCATCTGGGAGGACTTTGAGCGCCGCGAGAAACTGCTCGCATTGTCGCGCTTCACCACGACAAAGGGCGAGGAGCGTTCGCTCAAGCAATATGTCGAGGATCTTAAGCCGAACCAGACCGACATCTATTATCTCACCGGCGAGAGCGTCGAACGGCTGAAGTCGAATCCGAAACTCGAATCCGCAACCGCTCGCGGCATCGAGGTGCTGCTGCTGACCGATCCGGTCGATGCGTTCTGGACCTCCGCGTCGCTCGATTTCGGCGGCAAGCCGCTAAAATCGTTAAGCCAGGGCGATATCGATTTCGGACTGATCCCGCTGTTGGATGAAAAGGCCGATGACAAGAAAGACGAGGGCGGCGCGGATGAAGCCACGACGATCGCGCTGATCAAGGACGCGCTCGGCGAGCGCGTCTCCGACGTGCGCGCCTCGCAGCGGCTGACCTCGAGCGCGTCGTGCCTCGTCGCCGGCGGCGGAGCACAGGACCGCATGCTCGAGCGGCTGCTCGCAATGCAGAACAAGGGGCCGACCACCAAGCCGATCCTCGAGATCAACATGCGCCATCCCTTGGTCGCGGCGATTGCCGGCGACAAGGACGCGGCCAAGGATCTATCAAAGGATCTGTCGTTCCTGCTGTTGGAGCAGGCGCAGATCCTCGACGGCGAACTGCCGGAAGATCCGGCGGCGTTTGCCAACCGGCTGAACCAGTTGGTGCTACGGGGGATCGCAAAGGGTTAGGACATTCGGTCGCCTGTTTGAACCGAATTCCAAGACCGGCCGTATCTGCTAGGAAAGTGCGAACGCGGGGTAGCGCAGATCGCCATGACGACGTCTGACGGCACCGACATTTTCTATGGCGCGATTCCGGTCTTTCGCGGCTTCGGCAGCCTGATGGACCCGGCGCTGTATACGCCGTTGCCGGACGACTGGACCGTCGGTGTCGCCGACATCGTCGAATCGACCAGGGCGATCGCCAATCAGCGCTACAAGGCGGTCAACATGGCCGGCGCCGCCGTGATCGCGGCCGTGACCAATGCGCTTGATGGCCGCGAGTTTCCGTTCGTGTTCGGCGGCGATGGTGCGAGCTTTGCGATCTCCCCGGCGGATCTTTCGAACGCGCGCGAGGCACTGGCGGCGACCGCGGCCTGGGTCAGCGCCGATCTCGATCTGATGATGCGGGTAGCGCTGGTGCCGGTGAGGGACATTCGCGCGCAGGGCCTCGATATCAAAGTCGCCCGCTTCGGGCCGTCGTCCAATCTGTCCTATGCGATGTTTTCCGGCGGCGGGCTGGGATGGGTGGATGCCGCGATGAAGCGGGGCGAATTCGCGGTCCCGCCGGCGAAGCCGGGAACGCAGCCCGATCTGTCCGGGCTGTCGTGCCGGTTCGAGGAAATTCCTTCTTCCCGCGGGCTCATTCTGTCGGTGCTGGTGGTGCCGGCCAAGGGCGCCGATCCGCAACGTTTCCGCAAGGTGATCGAGGACCTCATCAAGTTGGTCGAGCAGAGCCCGGATGCGGGCCGGCCGGTGCCGCCGGATGGGCCACCGCTGCGCTGGCCGCCGGCCGGCGTCGAATATGAGGCGCGCGCCGCGCGCGGCGGGCCGTTGTTTAAGCGACGCACCATCGTGCTCGCCGTCACGCTCTGGGCCTATGTGGTGATGCGGTTCGGCATCAAGGTCGGCAAATTCGTGCCGAAGAACTACGTGCAGCAGGTGGTGGAGAATTCTGACTTCCGCAAATATGACGATGGCTTGCGGATGATCCTCGATTGCACGGTCGAGCTGGAACGGGCGCTGACGGAGCTTCTGGCAAAGGCGGCTTCCAGCAAGATCGTGCGCTACGGCCTGCACCGGCAGGACGCCGCGATGATGACCTGCTTCGCCCCCTCGGTGATGCGCAGCGATCACGTCCACTTCATCGACGGCGCCCGCGGCGGCTACGCGTCGGCGGCGTCAGCGCTGAAGGCGATGGCGGCGTAGGCAGTGTGGGGGTGACGATTTGCACGCCGTCTGCAGTTCGAATATGCGGCGGCACCCCCACCCCAGCTAGGGTGGGGGCTCGCGCCGCAGCGGCAGTATCAATTTTGTTCGTTCACCGCCCCACGCGCGTCCAGTTCTCGCCGCCGCAGAGCGCGCCGACGCACCCTTCCACCTTTAGCGTATCTGCGCCTGTTACCGAGACGCTGCTGGCGTAGGTGCCGCCGTCATCGGCATTGTAGATCTGGCCCGACCATTTGTTGGGACCGCTGGGGCTCATGCCGCTGAACAGGGGAAGGCCGATCATCGGCCGCCGCTTCAGGGCCGGGTTGGGATTTTTGTCGTCGACTTGAGGCTGGCCGGTGGCCTGATCGACCGGCTCCTTCAGCCCGACGATCACGCCGCAAATTCCACCGCCGCATTTGCTGATTTTCACCCTGGCATCGCCCGCCTGGGTCAGCCAGACGCCGGTCGGCTCGGCGCCTTGCGCGCAGGCGGATGGCGCGGCCAGCAATGCCGCCGAGATCGCGATGATGAAAGCCGTTCTGCAAGCCATGAATCATTCCTTACGAAAAAGCAGGCCTGCATAGCAACAAATCAGATTTGTGCAACGTCGGATTGAGTGCAACTTGCCGTTATCATTTGCCCCAGGGAGTCAGTCGGATCGACAACGCCGTGCCGAGGCCGTAAACGACCATCGCGGCGCCGACCAGTGCGAACAAGGTCGATGCCGGCGCGCCCATGGAGGCCAGCCACCAGCCGCCGCCCCCGACGATCAGCAACCTTGCGGTGCCGGCCATCACGGGACCGCCGACCTTCGCAGCACCTTGCGAGGAGAAATAGAGACTGACGCCGATCCCGAAAAACGCGAAGGCCGGGCCTGCCCAGGTGAAATAGGCATTGGCGGCGGCGGTGACGCCGGGGTCGCCGGTGAACATCGAAACCCAGAGCGACGGTTTTGCCGCGACAATCAGTCCGATGGCGCCGACGGTAATGCCGGCCGCAACGCCCGCGGTCCACGCCACCTGCCGGGCGCGCGTCACGAGGCCCGCGCCAATGGCCATGCCGACCATCGGCACCGAGGCGACGCCGAATGCGAAGGCGATCGGCGTCAGCAGAAACTCCAGCCGCGAGCCCATGCCATAGCCGGCCAGTGTCTCGGTGCCATAGCCGGCCAGGATTTTGGTGAAGATCAACACCGTCAGCACGGTTTGCAGCGGCGACAGGCAGGACACCGCGCCGACCCTGAGAATGTCGAAGAACATGTCGCGCTGGAATTTGAAGCCGTTGAAGCTCAGCGTCAGCCGGCTGCGGCCGCTGACGAGGTACCAGACGAGGAAGATGGCCCCCAGCGTAAAGGCGGCGAGCTGGCCTGCGGCAACGCCACGCATGCCGAGCCCGGGCAGTCCGAACAGCCCAAGGCCCAGCGCGCCGCCGACGGCGATCTGCACCAGCGCGAGGCCGATCAGCGTGACCGATGGAATCCGCATGTCGCCGGTGCCGCGCACCACGGAGGCCAGCGTGTTGACCAGCCAGATCGCGATCGCGCCGGAGAACAGCACGTTCGAATATTGCATGGCCTGTTCGAGCACGCCGCCGCGCCCGCCGAGCAGCGCGTAAAACGCGTGGCCGAAGGCCAGCATCATCGCCGTGAAAAAGAGCCCGGCGCAGGCGCCGATCATCGCCGCA contains:
- a CDS encoding type I secretion system permease/ATPase; translation: MIGVAVFSGVINILMLSGPLYMLQVYDRVIPSRNLATLFGLSLMVLFAYLVQGYFDAMRSRMLCRVATLFDAGLQGSIHSALATLPLRGAKPVLMQQPLRDLDQVRTFMSGMGPTAFLDMPWIPVFLIGLFLFHPAIGFTALLGTAAIIAMTLLTERISRNSTKAAMDMNAQRQVLADATQRNAEIVRALGMTDRLTARWSQANERYLQENIRATDVYANLGSAAKVLRYILQSGMLGIGAYLVVVDKASGGVMIASSILMGRALAPVEIALGTWKQLAAARQGLARLRDICKATAPPPAPPVMLPRPCRELSVQNLAVAAPGFDMPIVSGVTFSLKAGAGLALLGASASGKTSLSKALVGIWPAHRGTVRLDGASLDQWRNEDLGRHVGYLPQDVGLFDGTVAENICRFDEHATSDAILKAAQIAGVHDIILRLPEGYATRIGAGGISLSAGQKQRVGLARAVFGDPFLIVLDEPNANLDADGENALTRAIAIMRQNKSIVVVISHRPSALSALDMTMVLYEGKAIAFGPSEEVFARVRNANGKGAPSQPAPQAKAEQRASLAESVSS
- a CDS encoding HlyD family type I secretion periplasmic adaptor subunit, with amino-acid sequence MKNFDHVHADERVVRSRFEGTDAEAAAPQGQALILELQRLRQAFEQDNQQQRPPLRRPPRDEPRPGARRPARPKRRKKGKMSRVLDAWLGPFGSQSDSLDAEPPPARSGRAAREPQFMPPPRTASPRGPAVNSGPNERQARGPIIAPDDPSLMNMPRSRPELLQIDDRREPPRIEAPQLAPPRPAGAVARGRSVTRVVRNGVTAGVAFLANRDASADVAAAPGESIVLRAARAYENELRTGLRVLLVVGGLAGGWMAFAPLSGAVVVPGNLVVQSNVKTIQHPTGGVVAQIAVNNGMRVNAGDLLLRLDSTQAQASLQVVSKQLDEVRAKISRLVAERDGLPKPAIPPELSTRLDDGNVKTVLASEASLFRARVTARESQRELLQSKVSQLGEEIIGLEAQVASKAKQLELITGELTGVRELFDKRLVPIARLTALQRESARIEGERGQLLSTIAETKTKVDEAKLQMVRLDQDVRTEVVKELGEAQGKEAELSERAVAARDVLERIEMRAPTSGVIHQLNAHTIGGVIRPGDTIMEVVPDSDDLQIEARLQPNDIDQVRKGQQAFVRFSAFNQRVTPQLIGQVSYVSPDTTRDQQTGTSYFTVRIMLPEEERRLLAGLQLVSGMPAEVFMQTGSRTMLSYLFKPILDQFQRAFVER
- the htpG gene encoding molecular chaperone HtpG encodes the protein MTTTTAPESQPFQAEVAELLNLMVHSVYSETEIFLRELISNASDACDKLRYEAISAPELIADGAPPKIRIAPDKKANALSVVDSGIGMDRQELIDNLGTIARSGTKSFLSRLTEAKDGANLIGQFGVGFYAAFMVAERIVVTSRRAGSDQVFVWSSSGGSGFEIAQASDEDATRVTRGTEIVLHLKKEASKYLETYEIERVVRAWSDNIQFPIELVPEEGEPRQINSASALWQRPKSELKPEDYKQAYQQVAGAFDEPAMTLHYRAEGRQSYAVLLFAPSTKPFDLFDQARKGKVKLYVRRVFIADDADLLPAYLRFIRGVIDSEDLPLNISREMLQNNPQLAQIRKAVTGRVISELESLGEKEPEAFAKIWDAFGPVIKEGIWEDFERREKLLALSRFTTTKGEERSLKQYVEDLKPNQTDIYYLTGESVERLKSNPKLESATARGIEVLLLTDPVDAFWTSASLDFGGKPLKSLSQGDIDFGLIPLLDEKADDKKDEGGADEATTIALIKDALGERVSDVRASQRLTSSASCLVAGGGAQDRMLERLLAMQNKGPTTKPILEINMRHPLVAAIAGDKDAAKDLSKDLSFLLLEQAQILDGELPEDPAAFANRLNQLVLRGIAKG
- a CDS encoding DUF3095 domain-containing protein, with translation MTTSDGTDIFYGAIPVFRGFGSLMDPALYTPLPDDWTVGVADIVESTRAIANQRYKAVNMAGAAVIAAVTNALDGREFPFVFGGDGASFAISPADLSNAREALAATAAWVSADLDLMMRVALVPVRDIRAQGLDIKVARFGPSSNLSYAMFSGGGLGWVDAAMKRGEFAVPPAKPGTQPDLSGLSCRFEEIPSSRGLILSVLVVPAKGADPQRFRKVIEDLIKLVEQSPDAGRPVPPDGPPLRWPPAGVEYEARAARGGPLFKRRTIVLAVTLWAYVVMRFGIKVGKFVPKNYVQQVVENSDFRKYDDGLRMILDCTVELERALTELLAKAASSKIVRYGLHRQDAAMMTCFAPSVMRSDHVHFIDGARGGYASAASALKAMAA
- a CDS encoding DUF2147 domain-containing protein translates to MACRTAFIIAISAALLAAPSACAQGAEPTGVWLTQAGDARVKISKCGGGICGVIVGLKEPVDQATGQPQVDDKNPNPALKRRPMIGLPLFSGMSPSGPNKWSGQIYNADDGGTYASSVSVTGADTLKVEGCVGALCGGENWTRVGR
- a CDS encoding MATE family efflux transporter, whose product is MTMDAPLDMRPAAVPSAPTSALLTSPILSTLLTLALPNAIAMVGMTLVAVAETSYIGRLGTEPLAGIALVFPFVMLTQMMSAGAMGGGVSSAISRALGAGDRDRAATLALHAAMIGACAGLFFTAMMLAFGHAFYALLGGRGGVLEQAMQYSNVLFSGAIAIWLVNTLASVVRGTGDMRIPSVTLIGLALVQIAVGGALGLGLFGLPGLGMRGVAAGQLAAFTLGAIFLVWYLVSGRSRLTLSFNGFKFQRDMFFDILRVGAVSCLSPLQTVLTVLIFTKILAGYGTETLAGYGMGSRLEFLLTPIAFAFGVASVPMVGMAIGAGLVTRARQVAWTAGVAAGITVGAIGLIVAAKPSLWVSMFTGDPGVTAAANAYFTWAGPAFAFFGIGVSLYFSSQGAAKVGGPVMAGTARLLIVGGGGWWLASMGAPASTLFALVGAAMVVYGLGTALSIRLTPWGK